From Thermoplasmata archaeon, a single genomic window includes:
- a CDS encoding 16S rRNA methyltransferase, which produces MLTIVLADSELETIPPELWKDPAILKYCRAKQKNPENLLLDASYHHTAIKKIDPENVNRRGRPDIVHMFLLIGLESILNKEKMLRLYVHTRDDYVISVDPETRIPKNYNRFVGLIESLFLNKQVPDSKNPLLKIEKCSLLELTKKLGMPPIIMHPDAANARLGDILNKDSVVIIGGFSEGDFRSDIKSIKERCSIYPKELVGWVVEMEVIVNYEKSVFKF; this is translated from the coding sequence ATGTTAACTATTGTACTTGCAGACTCTGAGCTTGAAACAATTCCACCAGAACTCTGGAAAGATCCAGCAATATTGAAGTATTGTAGGGCAAAGCAGAAAAATCCAGAAAATTTGTTACTGGACGCATCCTATCACCATACAGCCATAAAAAAGATAGATCCTGAAAATGTGAATCGAAGGGGCAGGCCAGATATAGTGCATATGTTTTTGCTGATAGGTTTAGAGTCTATTTTAAACAAAGAAAAAATGCTGAGGCTCTATGTTCATACTAGAGACGATTATGTTATATCTGTGGATCCAGAAACAAGAATCCCAAAAAATTACAATAGGTTTGTAGGACTCATAGAATCTCTATTCCTTAACAAACAGGTTCCAGATTCTAAAAATCCACTTTTAAAAATTGAAAAATGCAGCTTGCTAGAATTGACAAAAAAGCTTGGCATGCCCCCGATCATCATGCATCCTGACGCTGCAAATGCTAGGCTAGGTGATATATTAAATAAAGATAGTGTAGTGATCATAGGCGGGTTTTCAGAAGGTGATTTTAGATCCGATATAAAATCTATAAAAGAGAGGTGTTCTATATATCCTAAAGAGCTTGTGGGTTGGGTTGTGGAAATGGAAGTGATCGTAAATTATGAAAAGTCAGTTTTTAAATTCTAA